The following coding sequences lie in one Glycine soja cultivar W05 chromosome 16, ASM419377v2, whole genome shotgun sequence genomic window:
- the LOC114390111 gene encoding ras-related protein RABD1-like, with translation MSNEYDYLFKLLLIGDSSVGKSCLLLRFADDSYVDSYISTIGVDFKIRTVELEGKTVKLQIWDTAGQERFRTITSSYYRGAHGIIIVYDVTEMESFNNVKQWLNEIDRYANDSVCKLLVGNKSDLVDNKVVDSLTAKAFADELGIPFLETSAKDSINVEQAFLTMTAEIKKKMGSQTTAGKSAETVQMKGQPIPQKSNCCG, from the exons ATGAGTAACGAATA CGATTACCTGTTCAAGCTTCTCCTAATCGGAGACTCTTCCGTTGGAAAATCCTGCTTGCTTCTCAGATTCGCT GATGACTCCTATGTCGACAGCTACATAAGTACCATTGGAGTTGATTTC aaAATCAGAACGGTGGAGCTGGAAGGGAAAACCGTCAAGCTGCAGATT TGGGATACAGCTGGACAGGAGCGATTCAGGACTATAACAAGCAGTTATTATAGAGGAGCACATGGAATTATT ATTGTCTATGATGTTACTGAGATGGAAAGCTTTAACAATGTCAAACAGTGGTTGAATGAGATTGACAGATATGCAAATGACTCTGTATGCAAGCTTCTTGTGGGGAATAAATCTGATCTCGTTGATAACAAGGTTGTAGACTCATTAACTGCCAAG GCATTTGCGGATGAGCTTGGTATCCCTTTCCTTGAGACAAGTGCTAAAGACTCCATCAATGTGGAGCAGGCTTTCTTGACTATGACAGCTGAGATTAAGAAGAA GATGGGAAGCCAAACAACTGCTGGTAAGTCGGCAGAAACTGTTCAAATGAAGGGGCAACCGATCCCACAGAAGAGCAACTGCTGTGGTTAG
- the LOC114390109 gene encoding glucuronoxylan 4-O-methyltransferase 1 produces MRTKAHQPGLNLKLLIVAVLVAITLLFVLIRSSNTKGVKQQEALLVKSDGSCNKMKIPGSVSEALIHYSTSSITPQQTVKEISVTARVLEKKSPCNFLVFGLGHDSLMWNALNHGGRTIFLEEDESWIQQMRRRFPMLEAYQVNYESKVNEAESMMEVGRGGECRAVGDPRYSICPLALKGLPSVVYETKWDLIMVDAPTGYYENAPGRMTAIYTAGMMARNRESGETEVFVHDVNRVVEDQFSRAFLCQKYMKKQEGRLRHFTIPSYRDHHQDMPFCPP; encoded by the coding sequence ATGAGGACTAAAGCTCATCAACCCGGCCTCAACTTGAAGCTCCTCATTGTAGCGGTCTTGGTTGCCATTACCCTCCTATTTGTGCTAATTAGATCATCAAACACGAAAGGAGTGAAGCAGCAAGAGGCATTATTAGTAAAGAGTGATGGGAGTTGCAACAAGATGAAGATACCGGGATCGGTGTCGGAAGCACTGATCCACTACTCAACATCAAGCATAACCCCACAGCAAACGGTGAAAGAGATATCAGTGACAGCAAGAGTTCTGGAGAAGAAGTCGCCGTGCAATTTCCTGGTGTTCGGGTTGGGGCACGACAGCCTGATGTGGAATGCGCTGAATCACGGGGGAAGGACGATATTCCTGGAAGAAGACGAGTCATGGATTCAGCAAATGAGGAGAAGATTTCCAATGCTGGAGGCGTACCAAGTGAATTATGAGAGCAAGGTGAATGAGGCTGAGAGCATGATGGAGGTTGGGAGAGGAGGAGAATGCAGGGCAGTGGGAGATCCGAGGTACTCCATATGCCCACTTGCCTTGAAAGGGTTGCCGAGTGTAGTGTATGAGACGAAATGGGATTTGATAATGGTGGATGCACCCACTGGCTATTACGAGAATGCCCCTGGGAGGATGACAGCCATATACACTGCTGGGATGATGGCCAGGAACAGAGAGAGCGGAGAGACGGAGGTGTTTGTGCATGATGTCAACAGAGTCGTCGAAGACCAATTCTCCAGGGCCTTCCTTTGTCAAAAGTACATGAAGAAACAGGAAGGCAGGCTAAGACACTTCACAATTCCTAGTTACAGGGACCACCACCAGGACATGCCCTTTTGCCCTCCATAG
- the LOC114390110 gene encoding ras-related protein RABA2a: MARRAEEEYDYLFKVVLIGDSGVGKSNLLSRFTRNEFCLESKSTIGVEFATRTLQVEGRTVKAQIWDTAGQERYRAITSAYYRGALGALLVYDVTKPTTFENVSRWLKELRDHADANIVIMLIGNKTDLKHLRAVATEDAQGYSEKEGLSFIETSALEATNVEKAFQTILAEIYRIISKKSLSSNEPASANIKEGMTITVGGPQSNASKPSCCTSS; the protein is encoded by the exons ATGGCTCGGAGAGCAGAGGAAGAGTACGATTACCTGTTCAAGGTTGTACTGATCGGTGATTCCGGTGTTGGAAAATCCAATCTTCTGTCCCGATTCACTCGCAACGAGTTTTGCCTCGAATCCAAGTCCACCATTGGAGTCGAATTCGCCACTCGCACTCTTCAG GTGGAGGGAAGAACTGTGAAAGCTCAAATATGGGATACCGCCGGACAGGAACGATACAGAGCAATTACCAGTGCATACTACAGGGGTGCCCTTGGAGCTCTTCTAGTCTACGATGTAACTAAACCAACCACATTCGAAAACGTCAGCCGATGGCTGAAGGAGCTAAGGGATCATGCCGATGCTAACATTGTCATCATGTTGATAGGGAACAAGACCGATCTCAAGCATCTCAGAGCTGTTGCCACCGAGGATGCCCAGGGTTATTCCGAGAAGGAAGGCCTTTCTTTCATCGAGACTTCTGCTCTCGAAGCAACTAATGTTGAGAAGGCTTTCCAGACTATTCTTGCAGAGATATACCGCATTATCAGTAAGAAATCACTCTCTTCCAATGAGCCTGCATCTGCCAATATTAAAGAAGGCATGACTATCACTGTTGGGGGACCCCAATCCAACGCAAGCAAGCCTTCTTGCTGTACATCATCTTGA
- the LOC114390107 gene encoding elongation factor 1-gamma-like, which translates to MALILHATKANKNAFKTLIAAEYSGVQVELAPNFEMGVSNRTPEFLKMNPIGKVPVLETPDGPVFESNAIARYVARLKGDNALFSSSAIDNAHIDQWIDFSSLEIDANIMKLYLPRLGFAPYLPPVEEGANSALKRAFEALNTHLASNTYLVGHSVTLADIITTCNLYLGFSQLLVKSFTSEFPHVERYFWTLVNQPNFRKILGQVKQTESVPPIPSAAKKPSQPKESKPKPKDEPKKAAKPEPKQEAEPEEEAPKPKPKNPLDLLPPSKMILDDWKRLYSNTKTNFREVAIKGFWDMYDPEGYSLWFCDYKYNDENTVSFVTLNKVGGFLQRMDLARKYAFGKMLVIGSQAPFKVKGLWLFRGQEIPKFVIDECYDMELYDWTKVDISDETQKERVNQMIEDFEPFEGESLLDAKCFK; encoded by the exons ATGGCTCTG ATCTTGCACGCAACCAAAGCAAACAAGAATGCTTTCAAGACTCTGATTGCGGCAGAGTACAGTGGCGTCCAAGTGGAATTGGCCCCTAATTTCGAGATGGGTGTCTCTAATAGAACTCCTGAATTCCTTAAAATGAATCCCATAGGAAAG GTTCCTGTCTTGGAAACGCCCGATGGTCCAGTCTTTGAGAGCAATGCCATTGCTCGTTACg TTGCTCGACTCAAGGGTGACAACGCTTTGTTCTCATCTTCTGCCATTGATAAT GCCCACATTGACCAGTGGATTGACTTTTCATCCTTGGAGATCGATGCtaatattatgaaattataCCTACCAAGACTTGGATTTGCCCCATACCTTCCTCCA GTTGAGGAGGGTGCAAATTCTGCATTGAAGAGAGCATTTGAGGCCTTGAACACTCATCTTGCTTCCAATACATACCTGGTTGGCCATTCTGTTACCCTTGCTGATATCATAACGACATGCAACTTGTATTTAGGATTCAGCCAGCTCTTAGTTAAGAGCTTCACCTCCGAGTTCCCTCACGTCGAGAGATACTTTTGGACATTGGTCAACCAGCCTAACTTCCGAAAGATATTAGGTCAGGTTAAGCAAACTGAGTCTGTTCCACCCATTCCATCCGCTGCAAAGAAGCCTTCCCAGCCTAAGGAATCTAAGCCCAAGCCTAAGGATGAACCAAAGAAAGCAGCTAAACCAGAGCCTAAACAAGAAGCAGAACCAGAGGAGGAGGCacccaagcccaagcccaagaATCCTCTTgatcttcttcctccaagcaaGATGATCTTGGATGACTGGAAAAGACTCTACTCAAACACCAAGACCAACTTCCGCGAGGTTGCAATCAAAG GATTTTGGGACATGTACGATCCAGAGGGATATTCTCTGTGGTTCTGTGATTACAAATACAATGATGAGAACACAGTTTCCTTTGTTACGTTAAACAAGGTTGGTGGATTTCTTCAGAGGATGGATCTGGCTCGCAAGTATGCATTTGGAAAGATGCTGGTGATTGGATCACAGGCACCATTTAAGGTGAAGGGGTTGTGGCTTTTCCGCGGACAAGAGATTCCAAAATTTGTGATTGATGAATGCTATGATATGGAGCTCTACGACTGGACCAAGGTTGACATCTCTGATGAAACTCAGAAAGAGCGCGTCAATCAGATGATCGAGGATTTTGAACCATTTGAGGGAGAGTCTCTTTTGGATGCCAAGTGCTTTAAGTGA